ATGTCATCCAATTTAATATGTTGTGCCTTTTTATGATTAGTAGTGATATATTTGGCGGAAAACCCATCGGATTTAACTTGCTCAATACAAATCattccaaatttaccaatctCCTGGGGTATGGTTGTGAAAATGATGGGTTTATCAATTTGGTatgcaaatttaattgtaccGCCAGACACATTGGTATCTATAGAAAATGTGCCTATCTGAAATTCTGattaaaacaataattGCCTGTAGAATGTATACTAAGTGCTTGCTGAACGTCATAGCCGTCTTTGAAGTCCTTTTGAAAAATACCTACGTGAAATGCGTAACTTATCCATATTGACTAGACATTTATTATCTTCATAGTaaagttgtaaatttttcTTGATACACCATagaatgaaatatttatttagcaCTAGCTGGGATGATAAACAGTTGTCTAGTATTCCCAAACACAAGTGTCGGCAAAATATCCTATCCGCCGGATTCCTAGCTCTCACCATGGAACAACTAAATGATTGAGCTCAATCAACCACAAACATACCAATTAAGCActcatattttataacaatGTTTTTAGTGTTTGCCGGCAGTTTTAAGCGCGTAAAATCACAAATGCTATCTGGTAAACAATGTTCCAGAAGAACACCAAGTACGTCTACTTTCTTATTATCCGTTACAGCATCGGCACTAACAAAGTTGATTAATGCAATTTCTTGACAAATAATAATCTTTGGATCTTTATGTGAGATATTTTTAGTCAATACATCGGTATTATTCAgtacaaattgttcataTTTCTCCAAGTCACTATTTATCTTGTCACCCGCGGAAGGCTCATGTTTTTGGCCTATACATTAGTTTCTATTTACTATT
The DNA window shown above is from Babesia microti strain RI chromosome III, complete genome and carries:
- a CDS encoding hypothetical protein (overlaps_old_locusTagID:BBM_III00455;~overlaps_old_locusTagID:BBM_III00460); protein product: MFVMLIFIQCVSSPLPQLNKRWYSNSRLNLFNEKPTHNSSGHLTISNSQKHEPSAGDKINSDLEKYEQFVLNNTDVLTKNISHKDPKIIICQEIALINFVSADAVTDNKKVDVLGVLLEHCLPDSICDFTRLKLPANTKNIVIKYECLIAQSFSCSMVRARNPADRIFCRHLCLGILDNCLSSQLVLNKYFILWCIKKNLQLYYEDNKCLVNMDKLRISRRYFSKGLQRRL